A stretch of Planococcus citri chromosome 5, ihPlaCitr1.1, whole genome shotgun sequence DNA encodes these proteins:
- the LOC135848545 gene encoding uncharacterized protein LOC135848545, protein MDTGNSNEAKADHQKPKTLIRSQFKDVLIKVDQDIYYLDRLQLALHSGYFEKLFTEDYKEKNCDLIEIPLMDTDTFSATVDIIYGKKLNDVINDDNFASLLMAMDYLQVDVDEDIYRQILTDRLCHDSGLYYFWASPFTREIFKLYSFITETANYQNLLPVIFHYLSLHILELQDLDEYLSIPFDHYIHLISQRGFRCDEEKYQKHALSEVCAKWICHDLENRLPRLLELVNAARYRSYCSNVLSYDDDTNLRLPAIDQSTSVDKVSRYFYKLFTYTGEISRIVDEPKLEVYEDEKYQDFHRNAREKHHDIVGSYSFCFGESAEHHRWTVPNKDSKLEVFLRNGHLYDITIKAGEKLYKLHRAVLKSESLYFKEIFSKECTELAVQSEGTPPTPPSKDKIYFMDDIDSSSFDIVVDHIYKLRKHAEFASVGIVRLFRAAHKLKIDSLKKSCEKWMKSHFENVCAEDVIEMLNFTREHVEYKSLNQFFLSKYVIDSWPIIDNLPQFADLFKSIALPIGEENKIDLSDKTDRETFKLIIDCMYLKTVFVTEENISQFMKATEYFRVNKVIKSCAANLLRFHDRIKFENSIDMAEVLKFARRNIEYREALNSVYLAKYMIKWPHVDISLFCSISYDCLENLLTSLEFFLDDPVEILDMCSKWVMHDVENRYCLIPRIAFAISQNRNADCDDYPISKPADFNNCSQNFIKEKLWETLNSTSVLPFALLSQDESETQKTTKPVFITWESEDELFVIYDSEWDEIESFHFCKNIEDREYVSPMSACIINDNIFLLSGRSTCSRFHVFNLSKKKLFSLSSDVRLCKNKSKKYTLLNCRNEIYNCVEDGEIFKYSFKLNRWMRFAEPEPDKDGLRFACDGKKLYRMYKIAQNDRITYFIMEEYNFEQKSWISVPNSRLQANDDDDADDWVLRELIHLDDNGFAALFEGQLFRFDQREETWRNIDFWPYNSSDLDGRYYTIGQKENGQILFVINNLLYCLDPSCNSWELIAEWPITGWHMPPYSSIEAIHSPSIHV, encoded by the exons ATGGACACTGGAAATTCAAACGAGGCAAAAGCTGATCATCAGAAACCGAAAACGTTGATCAGAAGTCAGTTCAAAGATGTCCTGATCAAGGTCGACCAAGATATTTATTACCTGGATCGGCTACAATTAGCTTTACATTCGGGATACTTTGAAAAACTATTCACCGAAGATTATAAAGAGAAGAACTGCGACTTGATAGAAATCCCACTGATGGACACCGATACATTTTCCGCCACGGTTGATAtcatttatggaaaaaaattgaatgacgtCATTAATGACGATAATTTTGCATCGTTGTTGATGGCTATGGATTATCTGCAAGTGGACGTTGACGAGGATATTTATCGACAAATTTTGACCGACCGCTTATGTCACGACAGCGGATTGTATTACTTCTGGGCCAGTCCGTTTACTcgtgaaatattcaaattatacaGTTTCATCACGGAAACTGCAAATTACCAGAATTTATTGCcagtcatttttcactacctgtctCTACATATTCTAGAGTTACAAGATCTGGATGAATATCTATCAATTCCGTTCGATCATTATATTCACCTAATTTCACAACGAGGGTTTCGTtgtgatgaagaaaaatatcaaaaacacgCGTTGAGTGAAGTTTGTGCCAAGTGGATCTGTCACGACTTAGAAAATCGTTTACCTCGCTTACTTGAGCTCGTAAATGCTGCCAGGTACAGATCCTACTGTTCAAATGTGCTTTCTTATGACGATGATACCAACTTACGGTTGCCAGCCATCGATCAGTCTACGAGTGTAGATAAAGTTTcaagatatttttacaaattattcacGTATACTGGAGAAATTAGTCGTATTGTTG ATGAACCGAAATTGGAAGTatatgaagatgaaaaataccaagattTCCATCGAAATGCGCGTGAAAAACATCATGATATTGTCGGTAGTTATAGTTTTTGTTTCGGGGAAAGTGCAGAACATCACAGATGGACTGTTCCCAATAAGGACTCAAAGCTAGAAGTGTTTCTGAGAAATGGCCACTTATACGACATCACAATCAAAGCTGGTGAAAAACTATATAAACTCCATCGAGCTGTACTGAAATCTGAGTCATTGTACTTCAAGGAAATCTTTTCTAAAGAGTGCACTGAATTGGCTGTACAATCTGAGGGTACACCACCAACCCCTCCGAGCAAGGATAAAATATATTTCATGGATGATATCGATTCCTCATCATTTGATATTGTAGTCGATCATATCTACAAATTGCGGAAACATGCAGAGTTCGCATCTGTTGGGATTGTTCGTTTATTCCGAGCTGcccataaattaaaaattgacagtttgAAGAAATCGTGTGAGAAGTGGATGAAGAGCCATTTCGAAAACGTGTGCGCTGAAGATGTcattgaaatgttgaatttcacGCGCGAACACGTCGAATACAAAtcattgaatcaatttttcttatCCAAATATGTGATCGACTCGTGGCCAATAATAGACAACTTGCCACAATTCGCAGACCTTTTCAAGTCAATCGCGTTGCCAATCGGTGAAGAAAACAAGATAGACTTGTCTGATAAGACTGATCGAGAAACATTCAAGTTGATCATCGATTGCATGTATCTAAAAACTGTTTTTGTAACGGAGGAAAACATTTCGCAATTTATGAAAGCGACCGAGTACTTTAGAGTAAATAAAGTAATCAAAAGTTGCGCAGCCAATTTATTGCGTTTCCATGAcagaataaaattcgaaaattcgatAGATATGGCCGAAGTGTTGAAGTTTGCTCGCAGGAATATCGAGTATCGCGAAGCTCTAAACAGTGTTTACCTGGCCAAATACATGATCAAATGGCCTCATGTGGACATTTCACTGTTCTGTTCGATTTCATACGATTGCCTGGAGAATTTACTAACGtcgcttgaattttttctcgatgATCCGGTTGAAATTCTGGATATGTGTTCGAAATGGGTAATGCATGATGTGGAAAATCGATATTGTCTGATTCCTCGAATCGCTTTCGCTATCAGTCAAAATCGTAATGCAGATTGCGATGATTACCCTATCTCAAAACCTGCTGATTTCAACAACTGCTCACAAAACTTTATCAAAGAGAAGCTATGGGAAACTTTAAATTCAACTTCTGTTCTCCCCTTTGCACTATTATCCCAAGATGAATCAGAAACGCAGAAAACCACGAAACCAGTGTTCATCACATGGGAGTCTGAAGATGAATTATTCGTAATTTATGATTCAGAGTGGGACGAAATTGAGtcgtttcatttttgtaaaaatatcgaaGATCGCGAATATGTAAGTCCAATGTCAGCCTGCATCATCAACGATAACATATTTCTACTTTCTGGTCGGTCTACATGTAGTCGTTTTCACGTTTTTAACTTATCGAAGAAAAAGTTATTCTCTCTGTCATCAGATGTGCGACTTTGTAAGAACAAGAGTAAAAAATATACTTTGCTCAATTGTCGCAACGAAATATACAACTGTGTCGAAGacggtgaaatttttaaatattcgttCAAATTGAACCGCTGGATGAGATTTGCAGAACCTGAGCCCGATAAAGATGGATTGCGATTCGCTTGCGACGGAAAGAAATTGTACAGGATGTATAAAATAGCGCAAAATGATAGAATAACCTATTTTATTATGGAAGAATACAACTTTGAGCAAAAATCGTGGATTTCTGTGCCTAATTCGAGACTGCAGgcgaatgatgatgatgatgctgatGATTGGGTCCTTCGTGAGCTGATACATTTGGACGATAATGGTTTCGCTGCGTTATTCGAAGGACAACTATTTCGATTCGATCAGCGTGAAGAAACTTGGCgaaatatcgatttttggcCATACAATTCCTCAGATTTGGATGGAAGATATTACACCATTGGTCAGAAAGAAAATGGTCAAATATTGTTTGTAATCAATAATTTATTGTATTGCCTCGATCCTTCATGTAATAGCTGGGAATTGATAGCGGAATGGCCCATTACTGGTTGGCATATGCCACCGTATTCAAGTATTGAAGCTATTCACTCGCCTTCTATTCACGTGTAA